A single Tenacibaculum sp. Bg11-29 DNA region contains:
- a CDS encoding DUF2391 family protein: MIKSFKKSINTEDIVQVIIGASALTVPVAFSEESWRLSETLPLFNVILLVFLSLSFISLYSIQGIFQGQIKNRLSHFIFRIIIDYGVALIIVFIVLFALNRMPILEDPIIALKRIIILGFPASMGGVIVDGFDKE; the protein is encoded by the coding sequence ATGATTAAATCTTTCAAAAAATCTATAAATACAGAAGATATTGTACAGGTAATAATTGGGGCCTCAGCATTGACTGTTCCTGTAGCATTCTCAGAAGAATCTTGGAGGCTTAGTGAAACGTTACCTTTATTTAACGTAATTCTACTTGTTTTTTTATCGTTATCATTTATAAGTTTATACTCTATTCAAGGAATATTTCAAGGGCAAATAAAAAACAGATTATCCCATTTCATTTTTCGGATCATAATTGATTATGGAGTTGCTCTTATTATCGTTTTTATTGTTCTATTTGCACTTAACAGAATGCCCATTTTAGAAGACCCGATAATTGCTTTGAAAAGAATAATCATACTTGGTTTTCCTGCATCTATGGGAGGAGTCATTGTTGATGGGTTTGATAAAGAATAA